Proteins found in one Misgurnus anguillicaudatus chromosome 3, ASM2758022v2, whole genome shotgun sequence genomic segment:
- the LOC129443920 gene encoding guanine nucleotide-binding protein G(I)/G(S)/G(O) subunit gamma-5, with amino-acid sequence MISNNNSSSSNVVAAQKIVKQLRLEAKIRRIHVSQAATDLKNFCLQNAHKDPLLMGVPSSDNPFRPPTSCSLL; translated from the exons ATGATCTCTAATAATAACTCGAGCAGTAGTAATGTGGTCGCGGCGCAGAAAATCGTCAAACAGCTCAGACTCGAGGCCAAAATACGACGAA TTCACGTGTCTCAGGCTGCTACGGACCTGAAGAACTTCTGCCTGCAGAATGCCCATAAAGACCCACTGCTGATGGGGGTCCCATCCAGTGACAACCCCTTCAGACCCCCAACCTCCTGCAGTTTGCTTTAG